The nucleotide window TCGCGATCGCCGCGGGCAGCGTGCTGACGCTGCTTCCGCACCGCTGGGTACAGGGCGTGGTCGGTGTCCTCTTCCTGGCCGGCGCCGCCGTGCTGCTCTTCCGGAAGGACGACGACGAGGAAGAGGTGAAGAAGCCCGCCGACCAGAGCTTCTGGAAGGTCTCCGGGGCGGGCTTCATGATGATCCTGGTCGCCGAGTTCGGTGATCTGACCCAGATCATGACCGCCAACCTCGCGGCCCGCTACGACGCCCCGCTCTCGGTCGGCGTCGGCGCCGTACTGGCCCTGTGGGCCGTGGCGGCCCTGGGCATCCTGGGCGGCCGCACCCTCATGAAGTACGTCCCGCTGCGGCTCATCACCAAGGTCGCCGCGTGCGTGATGCTCGTCCTGGCGGGCTTCAGCCTGTACGAGGCGATCGCGGGCTGAGGCGGGGGCGGGGGCGGCCTGCCGGGTTCCGGCCTCCGTCCTCCGCCGCCGTCCGTCCCCCGCGCGGCCGGTTTCTCAGCCGGTGAGGTGGAGGGCGAGCACGCCGTCGGCCCGCGCCTCGACGCGCACCTGGGTCAGGTCGCGTACCTGTGTGGTGGGCGCGAAGGCGGCGGCGCGGTCGCCGAC belongs to Streptomyces sp. NBC_01454 and includes:
- a CDS encoding TMEM165/GDT1 family protein; the protein is MFSFTIAAVVFGVVFLAELPDKTALAGLMLGTRYRASYVFAGVAAAFLVHVALAIAAGSVLTLLPHRWVQGVVGVLFLAGAAVLLFRKDDDEEEVKKPADQSFWKVSGAGFMMILVAEFGDLTQIMTANLAARYDAPLSVGVGAVLALWAVAALGILGGRTLMKYVPLRLITKVAACVMLVLAGFSLYEAIAG